In Mytilus trossulus isolate FHL-02 chromosome 14, PNRI_Mtr1.1.1.hap1, whole genome shotgun sequence, a genomic segment contains:
- the LOC134697706 gene encoding rhodopsin-like, which yields MNYTIILDNANESSQILQNGFPESTLANVIIFMEASTSVLLMAGNGFTIALIQKRKLLGRSTNVFIFSIAIADFLNGAVSIPSHILSITYKGEMSIYMCKCYTFVSYLSKTVVPYTVVFMSAEKAMRILCPTKEIVTVARCMFCTSLLWFFAASFNIWCVVLFTIQEDKRKTDIGSFETTSLSRCVLDQRFDYLHIPFLSIDLIVLCIFPLLTTIIIFLVLARNYFTVLKERLITYFFVIKLLIALFSVIVVCHVPLEVIIVLDKTFSDASPLWPVIVNSAIMISFTRGIWNLLIYGYFKHYVCRKRHLTSIRANHNINKNVFRVNSLRQRIPRRREVI from the coding sequence atgAATTATACTATTATATTAGACAATGCAAATGAAAGTTCACAAATATTGCAGAATGGATTTCCTGAGAGTACTTTGGCAAATGTAATCATTTTTATGGAGGCAAGTACTAGTGTTCTTCTCATGGCTGGAAATGGTTTTACAATCGCtttgatacaaaaaagaaaacttttggGACGTTCAACGAacgtttttatattttccatcGCAATTGCTGATTTTCTAAATGGAGCAGTTTCAATACCATCTCATATTCTATCTATAACGTATAAAGGAGAAATGTCTATATACATGTGTAAGTGTTACACTTTTGTGTCTTATTTGTCAAAAACGGTTGTGCCATATACAGTGGTGTTTATGTCTGCAGAGAAAGCCATGAGAATATTGTGTCCGACAAAGGAAATAGTAACTGTAGCCAGATGTATGTTTTGTACCAGTCTGTTATGGTTTTTTGCTGCGTCGTTTAACATTTGGTGTGTTGTGCTGTTTACCATACAAGAGGATAAAAGAAAAACCGACATTGGTAGTTTTGAAACAACTTCATTAAGTAGATGCGTATTGGACCAGCGATTCGATTATTTACACATTCCATTTCTTTCTATTGATTTGATTGTGTTGTGCATCTTTCCATTACTTACAACGATAATTATATTTCTCGTTTTGGCACGGAACTATTTCACAGTATTGAAGGAAAGACTTATAACTTACTTTTTCGTTATTAAGCTTCTTATCGCCTTATTCAGTGTGATAGTGGTATGCCACGTTCCATTAGAAGTAATTATTGTCCTtgataaaactttctcagaCGCCTCTCCACTATGGCCAGTGATTGTAAACAGTGCTATCATGATTTCATTCACTCGAGGTATATGGAACTTATTAATCTACGGCTATTTTAAACACTATGTGTGTAGGAAGCGACACTTAACAAGTATAAGAGCTAACCacaacattaataaaaatgtctTTCGTGTGAACTCATTACGACAGCGAATACCAAGACGTAGAGAGGTAATTTGA